A single genomic interval of Lentimicrobium saccharophilum harbors:
- the ispE gene encoding 4-(cytidine 5'-diphospho)-2-C-methyl-D-erythritol kinase — translation MIVFPNAKINLGLRILRKRTDGFHDIETIMIPIGLSDALEIVPSADGEFAFTSSGIAIQCDPEENLCVKAFRMMQRKYGLPEVKIHLHKAIPAGAGLGGGSSDAAFALKLTRRLFSIKVCGNELLEMAAALGSDCPFFIENITSVASGRGEALQPFPLSLKGYHLLLVKPDINVSTPWAYKSITPSGIPLPAPDQLQENPDAWDAMLVNDFEPAVMKSYPEIKEVRDRIRGLGAFYTAMSGSGSAVFGLFKSAPFVRKEDFSGMFVWQELR, via the coding sequence ATGATTGTATTTCCAAATGCAAAGATTAATCTGGGCCTCAGGATTCTGAGAAAAAGAACCGATGGATTTCATGACATTGAAACCATTATGATTCCTATTGGCCTGTCAGATGCATTGGAGATTGTTCCCTCCGCTGACGGAGAATTTGCATTCACCTCTTCAGGAATTGCAATTCAGTGCGATCCGGAAGAAAACCTTTGCGTTAAGGCTTTCAGGATGATGCAGCGGAAGTACGGGCTTCCGGAAGTGAAAATTCACCTGCATAAAGCGATACCGGCCGGGGCCGGGCTGGGCGGGGGATCGTCGGATGCCGCCTTTGCCCTGAAGCTGACCCGGCGGTTGTTCAGCATTAAAGTTTGCGGAAATGAATTACTCGAAATGGCGGCTGCCCTGGGCAGCGACTGTCCCTTTTTTATCGAAAACATAACCTCAGTTGCCTCCGGCCGGGGAGAGGCGCTGCAGCCTTTTCCCTTGTCCTTGAAGGGATATCATCTTTTACTGGTTAAACCGGATATCAATGTTTCCACGCCCTGGGCGTACAAAAGTATTACCCCGTCCGGAATACCGCTTCCGGCCCCTGATCAGCTTCAGGAAAACCCGGACGCCTGGGATGCAATGCTTGTCAATGATTTTGAGCCGGCAGTAATGAAATCTTATCCGGAGATAAAGGAGGTTCGTGACAGGATCCGGGGCCTGGGCGCATTTTATACCGCCATGAGTGGCAGCGGTTCTGCGGTTTTCGGATTATTTAAAAGTGCTCCTTTTGTGAGAAAGGAAGATTTCAGCGGGATGTTTGTCTGGCAGGAATTGCGCTGA
- a CDS encoding LptF/LptG family permease has translation MKKLDLYIIRKFLGTFFYAIALLAVIIIIFDISEKIDDFLERKPPLEAIIFQYYANFIPYFINLFSALFTFIAVIFFTSKLAANTEIVAILNSGVSFRRMLRPYLISSLFLALMSFGLTNFVIPETSKNMQEFQKKYLKSQRKANMNNIHMQISPGVFAYVESFDMKNKSGYRFSLEGYHEGGMDYKLSSDYLRWDSITGMWKIENWVKRQIQESGEIITRGQQFDTLLNLRPEDFAVDVDDAIYMNYRELRDFIDAEKMRGSGNLMKFQIEKHKRIAFPFATIVLTLIGVSLSSRKVRGGIGFNLGVGITICFAFILFMQVTTVFATFGNLPPVVAVWIPNFIFGLLGIYLLRVAPK, from the coding sequence ATGAAAAAACTTGACCTCTACATCATACGCAAGTTCCTGGGCACCTTCTTCTATGCCATTGCCTTACTGGCGGTTATCATCATTATTTTCGACATTTCAGAAAAAATAGATGACTTCCTGGAGCGCAAGCCCCCGCTCGAAGCAATCATCTTCCAGTATTACGCCAATTTCATCCCCTATTTTATCAATCTTTTCAGCGCGCTGTTCACGTTTATAGCCGTTATTTTCTTTACTTCAAAACTGGCCGCCAACACCGAGATTGTTGCCATACTCAACAGCGGCGTCAGTTTCAGGCGTATGCTCAGGCCTTACCTGATCTCCTCACTTTTCCTTGCCCTGATGTCGTTCGGACTGACCAATTTTGTGATTCCGGAAACCAGCAAGAACATGCAGGAGTTCCAGAAAAAATACCTGAAAAGTCAGCGCAAGGCGAATATGAACAATATCCATATGCAGATCAGCCCTGGTGTTTTTGCCTATGTCGAAAGTTTTGACATGAAGAATAAGTCAGGTTACCGCTTTTCGCTGGAAGGTTATCACGAGGGAGGCATGGACTACAAGCTCAGCAGCGATTACCTCAGGTGGGACAGCATCACCGGCATGTGGAAAATAGAAAACTGGGTAAAAAGACAAATTCAGGAAAGCGGGGAAATAATCACCCGCGGACAGCAGTTTGACACCCTGCTGAACTTAAGGCCCGAAGATTTTGCCGTGGATGTTGATGATGCCATTTATATGAATTACCGGGAATTACGCGATTTTATCGATGCCGAAAAGATGAGGGGGTCAGGAAACCTGATGAAATTCCAGATTGAAAAGCACAAAAGAATCGCATTCCCATTTGCGACCATAGTCCTGACCCTGATCGGGGTATCCCTGTCGAGCCGGAAAGTCAGGGGGGGCATTGGCTTCAACCTCGGGGTGGGCATTACGATCTGCTTTGCATTTATCCTGTTTATGCAGGTAACCACCGTGTTTGCCACATTCGGGAATCTGCCGCCCGTAGTGGCTGTCTGGATACCCAATTTTATCTTTGGACTGCTGGGCATCTACCTGCTCAGGGTGGCGCCCAAATAG